Below is a window of Pseudodesulfovibrio sp. 5S69 DNA.
TACCGCCCCATGCGGCCCGGCACCATGACGATCTCCGGGCACAGCTTGCGCGCCTTGACCACGGACATGGCCGACCGCACCCCGTACTTGCGCACCTCGTAGCTGGCCGCCGAGACCACGCTGCGGTCCGACGTCCCGCCCACGGCCACCGGCTTGCCCCTCAGCTCGGGGTTGTCCATCTGCTCCACGGACGCGAAAAACGCGTCCATGTCGATATGTAGAATCCAGGTGCGCATCCCCATAATTTTACCCGGTCCCGCCCTGCCCTGCAAGGGGATGCCTCCGGGGTGCCCCGGGATGCCTCCGGCGGCCAGAGGGGGAACGTTTTGATAAAGTTCCCCCCTCTGGACTCCCCCTTCCAAACTTTTTATCGCCGCTTCGCGGGGCGGGTCACAAAAAAAATCTCCGACACAACATTGAGTCGAAGGTTCCTCCCATTCTCTTTGGAGCGATTCGGGTGCGTCAGCACCCGACAGCGGCTCTCCGCGCGCGGGATAGGCTTTGATTCGCCCCGTCCTGGGGCTCACCCCTTCGGGGCGTTGCGGAAAGACCGCAACGTCCAAATCCGTTGTCCTGCGGATTTGTCGAGAGTGGGTCAGCTGTGCATTTTTCGAGGGTTCGCCTGACCGCAGCGTACCCCTGTACGTGAGGATCAGGCGGACCCTCGAAAAATGTGCAGATGGCCCGCTATCGGAAACCGCCTATCGCGCTAGTTCTTCTGGCACACAGTAACGAAAGCCTTCGCTATATCCGGATTAGAACCAAAATGAAGGTGTACATACGACCCCAAGGTATTCCAGGTAACAAAACCCTCCGGCGTATCGAGAGGGCCCTTGCGTCCAGCCAGATCGTAAACCGGATGGAGATTTTCAGAGGGGGACTCCTGGATCGAGGAGTAGTGGAACTCGTGGCCGCGCGCGGTGGTCCCGGCCGGGCCGAGACTGGTGGCCTCGCGGACCGTGACCTCGCGGTAGCCCAGGGCGCGGAACTTCTCGCCCATCTCGGCGCGCACCGGGTAGACCCCGGACATGGCGTAGCGGCCCCGGCCGGTGACGATGTCGTTCATGAGCAGCATGAACCCGCCGCACTCGGCGTAGACCGGCCGGCCGGACTCGCAGAACTCCTTGATCTCGCGGCGGATGCGGGTGTTCTGGCCGAGTTCGAAGGCATACAGCTCGGGGTAGCCGCCGCCGAGATACAGGCCGTCCAGGTGCTCGGGCAGGCGCGTGTCGCTCAAGGGGGAAAATTCGATGAGCCGCGCGCCCGCCTCGCGCAGGAGACGGAGGTTCTCCTCGTAGTAGAAGCAGAACGCGTTGTCCCTGGCCAGGCCGATGGTCACCTTGGGGAGCTGGGGCACAGGCTCGAACGGGGCCACGGCCTCCACCTCGGGCACGGAGGCCAGGAGCGCGTCCGGGTCCAGCCCGGTCTCCACCCAGTCGGCCAGCCGCTGATAGCGGGACAGGTCCGGGCCGTCCTGGTCCGGAGTAACCAGGCCGAGATGGCGCGAGGGGGTGCTGATGTCCTCGTCGCGGCCGAGGCAGCCGATGACCGGCACGTCGGGCACCAGGGTCATGGCCTCGCGCAGCAGTTCGGCGTGGCCCGGGCTGCCCACACGGTTGAAGATCACCCCGGCGATGGTCACCTCGGGGTCGAAGTCCGCGTACCCGGTGACCAATGCCGCGGCGGACCGGGCCATGGACCGGGCGTCCACCACAAGGATGACGGGCAGGCCGAGAATCTTGGCCATCTGGGCCGTGGACCCGGCGTCGCCGGTGCCGGAGATGCCGTCGAACAGCCCCATGACCCCTTCGATCACGGCCACGTCGCTGTCCGCAGCATAGCGGTTGAAGATGTCCAGATTGGCGGGCTCGTCGAGCATCCAGCCGTCGAGGTTGTGGCTGGGCACGGGATGCCCGTCGCGCGCGCAGGCCAGGGCGTGGTGGCCGGGGTCGATGAAGTCCGGGCCGCACTTGAAGGGCTGGACCCGGATCCCCCGGCGGGCCAGGGAGGCCATCAGGCCCAGCGAGATGGAGGTCTTGCCGCACCCGCTGTGCGTTCCGGCGATGACGAATGCCCTGACCGTGCCCATGCGCCCTCCCGGCCTAGACCAGGCCCTTCCTGGTCAGGTGTTCCATCATCTTGCGCCCTTCCTCGTGCAGCGGATCCAGGTCCAGGCACTTGGCCACGGCCTCGGCGCAGGCGG
It encodes the following:
- a CDS encoding cobyrinate a,c-diamide synthase, which translates into the protein MGTVRAFVIAGTHSGCGKTSISLGLMASLARRGIRVQPFKCGPDFIDPGHHALACARDGHPVPSHNLDGWMLDEPANLDIFNRYAADSDVAVIEGVMGLFDGISGTGDAGSTAQMAKILGLPVILVVDARSMARSAAALVTGYADFDPEVTIAGVIFNRVGSPGHAELLREAMTLVPDVPVIGCLGRDEDISTPSRHLGLVTPDQDGPDLSRYQRLADWVETGLDPDALLASVPEVEAVAPFEPVPQLPKVTIGLARDNAFCFYYEENLRLLREAGARLIEFSPLSDTRLPEHLDGLYLGGGYPELYAFELGQNTRIRREIKEFCESGRPVYAECGGFMLLMNDIVTGRGRYAMSGVYPVRAEMGEKFRALGYREVTVREATSLGPAGTTARGHEFHYSSIQESPSENLHPVYDLAGRKGPLDTPEGFVTWNTLGSYVHLHFGSNPDIAKAFVTVCQKN